In Candidatus Poribacteria bacterium, a single window of DNA contains:
- the mdh gene encoding malate dehydrogenase — protein sequence MARKKISVIGAGNVGATAAFLIAQKQLGDVVMIDIVDGVPQGKALDMAQMGPVELFDAAVDGDLDYAATAGSDLVIITSGSPRKPGMTREDLLQTNANIVGSVTENVVKHSPDTIIMMLTNPLDIMTYHAWKVSGFPSNRVVGQAGVLDSARFRYFISLELGVSVEDIHALVLGGHGDTMVPLPRYTTVNGIPIPQLIPEDRIEAMAQRTRDGGAEIVNLLKTSGYYAAGSSLAQMAEAIILDKKRLLPCSAHLTGQYGIDDLYIGVPIKLGGNGIEEILEIELTEAELGSLQHSAATYREGIALLGY from the coding sequence GTGGCAAGAAAAAAAATCAGCGTTATTGGTGCGGGGAATGTCGGCGCAACAGCGGCGTTTCTGATCGCACAGAAACAACTTGGGGATGTCGTCATGATAGATATAGTGGACGGTGTCCCACAAGGCAAAGCATTGGACATGGCACAAATGGGGCCCGTGGAACTGTTTGATGCCGCAGTTGACGGTGACCTGGACTACGCAGCAACCGCAGGCTCCGACTTGGTAATTATTACATCAGGTTCCCCACGTAAACCGGGGATGACGCGCGAAGATCTGTTGCAAACGAATGCGAATATCGTCGGCAGTGTCACAGAAAACGTGGTGAAGCATTCACCAGATACTATTATTATGATGCTCACCAACCCGTTGGACATCATGACCTACCATGCGTGGAAGGTTTCAGGATTCCCGTCAAATCGTGTCGTTGGTCAAGCAGGCGTGTTGGATTCGGCACGGTTCCGTTATTTTATCTCTCTTGAACTCGGTGTCTCTGTAGAAGACATCCACGCGCTCGTCCTCGGCGGACACGGCGACACAATGGTTCCGCTCCCGCGTTATACTACTGTTAACGGTATCCCGATCCCGCAGCTGATACCGGAAGATCGCATTGAAGCGATGGCACAACGGACGCGTGACGGCGGTGCTGAAATCGTTAATCTCCTGAAAACGAGTGGATATTATGCCGCCGGTTCCTCATTGGCACAGATGGCAGAAGCAATCATTCTGGACAAGAAACGGCTGCTGCCCTGCTCCGCACACCTCACCGGGCAATACGGTATTGATGATCTCTATATCGGTGTTCCTATTAAACTCGGTGGAAATGGTATAGAAGAGATTCTTGAAATTGAACTGACTGAAGCCGAACTTGGTTCTTTACAACATTCAGCGGCAACCTATCGGGAAGGGATTGCGTTGTTGGGGTATTAG